The window GTGACCGCCTCCATGGCCAAATACTGGATCTCGGACCTGCAATGCAAGGTGATCGACCAGTGCGTGCAGCTCTTTGGCGGTTATGGCTACATGCTCGAATACCCCATCGCCCAGATGTACGTGGACGCACGGGTGCAGCGCATCTACGGCGGCGCCAATGAGATCATGAAGGAAATCATCGCCCGTTCACTTTAGGAGCGCACCACTATGGCAGGACCGCTGGCAGGAATCAAAGTGATTGAAATGGCCGGCCTCGGACCCTGTCCGTTCGCCGCCATGATGTTGGCCGACATGGGGGCGCAAGTGATCCGCATCGAGCGCAAGAGCACGCCCGGCGCGGCGACCCCGTTCCCCATGCTGGGCACGAAGTACGACGTGCTGGCGCGCGGACGGCGTTCGCTGGCGCTGGACCTCAAGCAGCCGGCCGCGCAGGCGATCGCGCTGGAGCTGATCGCAAAAGCCGACGTGGTGCTCGAAGGCTTTCGCCCCGGCGTGATGGAGCGGCTCGGCCTGGGCCCCGACGCCTGCCTGGCGCGCAACGCCGCGCTGGTGTACGGGCGCGTCACCGGCTGGGGCCAGGCCGGCCCGCTGGCGCAGGCGGCGGGGCACGACATCAATTACATCGCCCTGAGCGGCATGCTGCACGCGATGGGCCGCGCCGATGCGCCGCCGGCACCGCCCCTGAACCTGGTGGGCGACTTCGGCGGGGGAGGGATGATGCTCGCCTTCGGCGTGGTCTGCGCCGTTCTGGAAGCGCGCACCTCGGGCAAGGGCCAGGTGATCGACGCCGCCATGACCGACGGCGCCGCGCTCCTGGGCGCCATGATGTACGGCTTGCGCGCGCAGGGCGGCTGGAGCACCGGGCGCGAAGCCAACCTGCTCGACGGCGGCGCCCATTTCTACGACACCTACGCCTGCGCCGACGGCAAATTCGTGTCGGTGGGCGCGATCGAACCGCAGTTCTACGCGCTGCTGCTCAAGCTCGCCGGGGTGGACGATCCGGCTTTCGATGCCCAGATGGACCCGGCCAGCTGGCCCGCCCTGAGCGGCAAAATGGCGGCGCTGTTCGCGCGGCGCACGCGCGACGAGTGGTGCGCGCTGATGGAAGGGACCGACGCCTGCTTCGCGCCCGTGCTCGACCTGGACGAAGCGCCCCTGCATCCGCACAATGCCGCCCGCGCCACTTTCGTCGAGGTCGACGGCGTCATGCAGCCGGCGCCGGCGCCGCGCTTTTCGCGCACCGTGCCGGAGCTGAGCGGTGCGCCTGCGTACCCCGGCCAGCACAGCGCGGCGGTGCTGATGGACTGGGGCTGGGATGACGCCGCGATTGCCAACCTGGCCGCCCAGGGAGTCATTTGACCGGATGTTGCGCTTGTGTGGCCGGATTAACCGGCGCCGGCGGCGATCAGGAGTAAGATCGTGACAGTCAAACACCATGCGGAGGCACTATGCAAGATACCCTGAACGGCCCCGACTCCTTCCCTGCGGACGAAACGGCCGAAGCAGAAGCGATTCCGGGGCGCGACCTGCTCATCGTCGCGAAATTCTTCACGCCGACCGAAGCGCATCTGGCCCGCAGCTTCCTGGTCGCTTCCGGCATTCCCGCGGTGGTGGCCGACGTCAATCACGCCCAGGCCGACCAGTTCCTGCTGCCCGCCATGGGCGGCGTGCGCGTGCTGGCGCCCGAAGAGTACCTGCAGCAGGCGCAGGACCTGCTGGCCGCGCGCGAGCACGGCGACTTCACCCTGAGCGACGATGTCGATGTCGGCCAGCCCGAGTAAGCGCTAGCGGTCGATCGTCGCCGTCCATCCCGGCAGGGCGCCGATGCGCTGCGCCAGGAAGTCCATGAACAGGCGTGCGCGCGCCGGCTGGTAGCGTCTGGACGGATACACCAGCGCCACGTGCTGCGGCGTGCCGCTCCACGCCGGCAGCACGCGCGCCAGCTGGCCCGCCTGCACCAGGTCATGCACCAGCCAGTGCGGGCACAGGCCGATCCCGGCGCCGGCCAGCAGGCTGTCGCGAATCGCCAGCGCGTTATTGACCCGATAGCGCCCGCGTGTCGTCACCTTCACCATTTCCGCACCGCGCTGCAGTGCCATCTCGTCGCCCGCGGCCAGCCACGCGAAGCGGATGAAATCGTGCCGCGCCAAGTCGTCCGGCCGCTTGATGCGAGCGTGCCGCGCCAGATACGACGGCGCCGCCACCAACGAGCGTGGGGACGCCGCAATCGTGCGTGCCACGGCATCGGGCGGCAGCGGGCCGCCCAGGCGCACGGCCACGTCCACGCCATCGCCGACCAGGTCGACGAAGCGGTCGTCGAGAATGAGTTCGATCTCAATGTCGGGATGCAGCGCCAGGAATTCCTGCGCCAGCGCGTTCAGATGAAACTGACCAAGCGCCACCGGTGCGTTCACGCGCAGCAGGCCCTGCGCCTGCCGCGCGTGGCCGCGCACGTCCGCCAGCGCGTCTTCGTACTCGTCGAGCAGGCGCCGCGCGCGTTCGTGAAAGCGCAATCCTTCGGCCGTCGCCAGCAGGCCGGTGGTGCTGCGTTCGAGCAGGCGCACGCCCAGATGCGCCTCCAGCGCGTTGATCGCCTTGCTCACCGTCGGCTGCGTGGTACCGGCTTCCCGTGCCACCGCCGACAGGCTGCCCAGGTCGACCGTGCGGGTGAACAGGTGCATCAGGCGCAGGGTATCCATCGTCGCTCCTTATTCCATATTGGAATGAATGATAGTCGATTTGCTGGTCTACCAGCACGCAACGGAATGGCCTACCTTGAGCGCCTACTTCACTCAAAGGGGAAATACCATGTCGCCATTGCGAATATTGCCGGTGCTGTTCATGTTGTGCGTGCAGGCTGCGGCCGCAAGTCCAACGCGCTGGGTCGCCAGTTGGGGCGCCAGTCCCCAGGCGCGCTGGGACGACAGCTTCATCCTGCCGGTCGGCGTGCCGGCATCGTTCGAGCAGCAGTCGGTGCGCGACGTGGTGCGGCTGAGCGTGGGTGGGCGGCGCCTGCGCATCGTGCTGTCGAACCGTTATGGCGCCACGCCGCTGCAAGTGGGCCAGATGCGGGTCGGCCTGGCCGGCGAGGGCGCCGCGGTGGTGGCCGGCAGCCGCCGCGCAGTGACCTTTGGCGGCAGTGTGCACGCCAGCGCGGCGCCCGGTGCGGTGCTGGTCAGCGATCCGGTCGACCTGCCCGCCGGCGCGCTGGCCCGGCTGGCCATCACCACCTACTACCCGGCGCCGACGCCGGTATCGACCTTTCACTGGGGTGCGCAGCAAACGCCGTATCTGGTGCGCGGCAATGCCACCGCGGCGGCCGACCTGCCAGCGGCCACGCGCTTCGCCGGCCGCGCGTTTCTGAACGCGGTGCTGGTCGAGGCGCCCGCCGCTGCGCGCAGCGTGGTGGTGCTGGGCGACTCGATCACCGATGGCAATGGCTCCTCGCCCGACCAGGACCGGCGCTGGACCGACGTGCTGGCGCAGCGCCTGGCGCCGGCCGGCGTGGGCGTGGTCAATGCCGGCATCTCCGGCGCGCGCCTGCTGGGCGACCGCATGGGCGCCAATGCGCTGGCGCGCTTCGGCCAGGATGTGCTGGCGCAGCCGGGCGTGGCCAGCGTGATCGTCATGATGGGCATTAACGACATCGGCTGGCCCGGCAGCCCGTTCGCGCCGCACGACGCGGCCATGAGCGCGGAGCAGGTCATCAGCGCCTTGCGCCAGCTGATCGCCCGTGCCCGCGCCCACAATGTGCGCATCGTCGGCGCCACGCTCATCCCGTTCGAGGGCGCACTGGCCGGCACGCCCTTCGAAGGCCATTACAGCCCGGCCAAGGAAGCGGTGCGCGAGCGCGTGAACCGCTGGATCGTCAGCGGCGGCGAATTTGATGCGGTGTTCGATGCCGATGCGGTGCTGCGCGATCCGGCGCGGCCCACGCGCATGCGCGCCGAATACGACTCGGGCGACCATCTGCATCCGGGTGACGCCGGCTACCGCGCGCTTGCCCATGCCCTCGATTTAAGCGAGCTGATGGAAAAAAGCGAGCGCCGCACTGAACCAGATGGCGCCCGGCGGCGTCCAAGGAGATGAGATCACCTGCCAAGGAGCTGCCCATGAACGATTTTTTTGATGCGCGCAATAAAAAGTTGATGCGCGACCTGCAAACCGCCGCGCTCAATGTGCTCGACCATAACCGTACCGAAGCCCTGTGCATGCCGATCGACGGCACCGACCCGGTGCTGTACGTGTTCGTGGGCGACGCCGCCGCCCTGGCGCGCCTGAGCGCCATCATCGACAGCCAGGGCGGGCCCATGAATTTTACTTAGGGAGTCAGGATGCCGCCGGGGGAGCCAACGTAAAAAAACCCCTGAGCGGTTGAAGTCTCAGGGGTTTTAAGGCAAATCGTTATTTGCCGTGTTCGTGGTGGTGATAGGTGGACTTGAACCACCGACCCCAGCATTATGAATGCTGTGCTCTAACCAACTGAGCTATATCACCCGACAGACCAAGATTATAGAGATCTGCTTTTTGCGTGTCAAGGCCGTCTGATTATTTTTGCTGCCGGGCCGCAATCAAGTCCATCATCTGCCCGGCAGGGTTATCACTAAGACAATCAATCACCACCCGCTCCGGCATCGAGCGCAGCCAGGTCAGCTGGCGCTTGGCCAGCTGACGGGTGGCGATGATGCCGGTGTCGCGCAGGGCGGCGCGGTCGATCTTGCCATCGAGATAATCCCACGCCTGGCGATAACCCACGCAGCGCATCGACGGCAAGCCCGGATGCAGGTCGCCGCGCGCGCGCAGGCCGGCCACTTCGGCCACGATGCCGGCGTCGTCGCGCGCGCCCAGCATCTGGTCGAAGCGGGTGGCGATGCGTGCGTGGAGCACGCCGCGGTCCGACGGCTCCAGCCCGAACGACAGCAGATCGAACGGAAGCGCGGTTTTTTCCCGTTTGGCCAGCAGTTCCGACATCGGCTTACCCGAGAGGGCGATGATTTCAAGCGCGCGGTTGATGCGCTGGGCGTCGTTGGGCGCGAGGCGGTTGGCCGTTTCCGGGTCGAGCGCGCGCAGCTTGTCGTGCATGCCGGGCCAGCCGATGACGGCCGCTTCGGCATCGAGCTGCACGCGCAGGGCCGGATCGGCCACCGGCAGGTCGTCCAGGCCGTCGGCCAGGCCCTTGAAGTACATCATGGTCCCGCCGACCAGCAGCGCCAGTTTGCCGCGCGCGCTGATGTCGGCCACCAGGCGCAGCGTATCGTCGCGGAACTGGGCCACCGAGTACGATTCGGTCGGGTCGATGATGTCGATCAGGTGGTGCGGCGCGCTGGCCAGTTCCTCGGGCGTGGGCTTGGCGGTGCCGATATCCATCTCGCGGTACACCAGCGCTGAATCGACCGAGATGATCTCGGCGGGGATGACGCTTGCAATCGCCAGCGCGGCGGCGGTCTTGCCCGACGCGGTCGGGCCCATGATGGCAACGGCCAATGGCTTCATGGTCATGGCGTAGCCCTCGCAATTGGGGTGGCGGTCACGCGCACCGACGCAAACACGGCCAGGCCAAGTGCGCACGAAATGAGCGCCAGCGGATACAGGGTGCCGTCGAAGGTCGCGCCGACGGCGGTGCCCACGCCGAACGCCACGCTCATATATAAAGCGCCCATCAAACCGGCGGCGGTGCCGGCTTGCTGCGGGAAGGGCGACACCGAACCCGATTGCGACACCGGAAAATTGATGCCGTGCGCGCCCATCGTCATGAACATGGCCAGCACCACCACGCCCCAATGCGCCAGGCCCGCGCCGACGGCGGCCAAAAACACCGCGCCGGCGGCCAGCGACATGGTGCTGCCCATGCGCAGCGTGACGGCCGCGCCGAACAGCGGCAGCAGGCGGCGGCACACGATGGTGCCGGTCAGGTAGCCGGACACGCCGACCGCGAAGCAGTAGCCGAACCACTCGGTCGGCACCCCCAGCACGCGGATCAGCACCAGCGAGGAGCCCGAGATGAAGGCGAAGATCGATCCGAACGACAGCGCGCCGGGCAGCGCATGGGCCCAGAATTCGCGCGAACCGAGCACCAGCCGGTAATTCGCCGCCAGGCCACTGAACTCGGTCGCCTTGGGGTTTTTATGCACATTGGTCTCGGGCAGGCGCAGCACCACCGCCGCCAGCAGCAGCGCCGACAGGATCGACAGCGCCACGAACGCGGCGCGCCAGCCGAAGGCCACCTGCAGGTAGGAGCCCAGAATGGGGCCGGTGAGGGGCGCCAGCGAAAGCCACGAACTGGCGCGCGCGATCACGCGCACGCTGTCGGCCGGCGCATACGCATCGCGCACGATGGCGCGTGCCACGATCACGGCCGAGCAGCAGCCCAGCGCCTGCAGGAAGCGCGCCACGATCAGCAGAGCGATATTCGGCGCCGCGGCGCACAGCAGGCTGGCCACCACGTACAGCGACAAGCCCCAAATCAGCACGGGACGGCGTCCGAAGCGGTCCGACAGCGGGCCGATGACCAACTGCGCGCCGCCGAAGCCGATCACGAACATCGACAGCGTCAGTTGCACGGTGGCGGCGGGCGCGCCGAAGCCGGTCGCCAGGCTCGGAAGCGACGCCAGGTACAAATCGGTGGACAGCGGCTGCAGCATCAGGAAGCCGATGATCAGCAGGAGGATGGGCGCATGCGCGTACTGCGCCAGCGGGGCCGTGGTGTCGGTCTGGCGCATCGTCATTGACCGCGCAGGAACAGCTTGTCGAGCGATGAGATATCGAGCTGCACCCAGGTCGGGCGCCCGTGGTTGCACTGGTCGGCGCGTTCGGTGCTTTCCATCTGGCGCAGCAGGGCGTTCATTTCGGGCTGGTTCAGGATGCGGTTGGCGCGCACCGCCGTGTGGCAGGCCAGGGTGCCGAGCAGCTCGTTGCGGCGCTCGATCAGCACGCGCGAGCCGCCGAATTCGCGTACATCGCGCAGTACGTCGCGCGCCAACGTCTGGGCGTCGGCGTTCTTGAGCAGGGCCGGTACCGAGCGCACCGCCAGCGTGGTGGGCGACAGCGCCGCGATGTCGAAGCCGAGCGCCTGCAAGGTCTCGCGGTTTTCCTGGGCGGTGCCCACTTCCACGGCGTCGGCGAAGAAGGTCACCGGGATCAGCAGGGCCTGGACCTGCAACTCCTGGCCGCCGACCTGCGCGTCGAGCGCGTTTTTCAGCTGCTCGTACAAAATGCGTTCGTGCGCGGCGTGCATATCGACCAGTACCAGGCCCTTGGTGTTCTGGGCCAGGATGTAGATACCGTGCAGCTGGGCCAGGGCGAAGCCGAGCGGATATTCATCGTTCGACATGCTCTGCGCCGGCGCGGTGTAGGGCGTGACGGGCGCGGAGGCCGCATCGGCGCTGCCGGCGAACAGTGCGCCGTAGCTGTCCATGGTCTGCGCCACGCCGGGGCTGTCGTAGCGGCTGCCGGGCGGGTAGGGCGAGGGCGAATAGGTGGCCGAGAGCTGGGCGCCGAAACTGGTCTGCTCATGCTCGCGGCGCCACGACGACGTGCCGCCCACGTCGGCCGCCATCTGCGGCGCCGGCACGCTGCCGTGGTCCGTGGCCGAGGTTTTTGCCAGCGTGCGCTGGACCGCGTGGAACACGAACTGGTGCACCGCGCGGCTGTCGCGAAAGCGCACTTCGATCTTGGACGGGTGCACGTTGACGTCGACCAGCGAAGGGTCGAGGTCGAGCGCCAGCACGTACGAAGGGAAGCGGTCGCCGTGCAGCACATCCTGGTAGGCGGCGCGCACCGCGTGCACCAGCAGCTTGTCGCGCACGTAGCGCCCGTTCACGTAGAAGAACTGGCCATCGGCGCGCGCCTTGGAGGCGGTCGGCAGACCGGCGTAGCCGTGCACGCGCAGGGGGCCGGCCGATTCGTCGATGGCCAGGCGCGCCTCGGCAAAATCGCTGCCGAGGATATGGGCGCTGCGGCGCGCCATCTCGCTCACGTTCCAGTGATCGATGGTGCGGCCGTTATGCGACAGCGAAAAGGCCACGTCCGGGCGGGCCAGGGCGATGCGCCGCACCACTTCCGCGCAGTGGCCGTATTCGGTCTGTTCCGATTTGAGGAACTTGCGCCGCGCCGGCGTATTGAAGTACAGGTCCTGGACATCGATGGTGGTGCCGTGCGCGCCGGACGACGGGGCGACGGTGCCGTGATGGGAGCCGACGATTTCCCAGGCATGGGGCGCATCGGCGGTGCGCGAGGTGACCGAAACGGCGGCCACGGCCGCGATGGACGCGAGCGCCTCGCCGCGAAAGCCGAGGGTGGCCACGTTTTCGAGGTCGGTCAGGGACGCGATCTTGGAAGTGGCATGGCGGGCCAGGGCGAGCGGCAGCTGGTCGGGGGCGATGCCGCGGCCGTTATCGGTGATGGCGATACGCTTGACGCCGCCTTCTTCCAGGCGCACGGTGATCTGGGTGGCGCCGGCGTCGAGCGCGTTTTCGAGCAACTCCTTGACCACGGCGGACGGTCGCTCGACCACCTCGCCGGCGGCAATTTGCGAAATCAGCTGGTCGGGGAGGGCCTGGATCGGGCGGTGCGTGGAAATGGGAGCGTTCATGCGCGAATTATATCCCCTGCTCTGGCGATTGCCGCACTGCGCCCGGAGTTCTCATCACCTGAGTCAAGTTCCTACAACCGGGGTCAGAGCTCTGACTCGAAACATTGTAAAACCGGGCAGCGCAAACTGTGAACGAAGCGCCGTTCTACGACATCGGCTACGACATCGGCAAGGCGGGCAAGGGAAGTGTTGCGCGAATGTTGCAGAACCGAGGTCTTTTCCCGGTTGTGCAACAAAAAAGTTTCGAGTCAGAGCTCTGACCCCGGTTAGGAAACTGAAAAGTTTCGAGTCGGAGCTCTGACCCCGGTTAGGAAATTATTGCTGTTCGCGCACGGGGATGGGGGCGTTGCAGAGGTCGATGTGGCCGGCGGCGACCTTGGTCCAGGGGCCGCCGCGGTTGCGCTGGGCTTCGACCGCCGCTTTGTAGGCCGCGCTGTCGGTGCGCATCACTTCAAATTTGCTGCGCTCGGCTTCGGGCACGTCGGCCGCTACCTTGAAGGAGGCGATCGGGACGTGCTGCTCGGGCTTGTCGTAAAACCCCATCGGCGCGGGGCCGCGCGGCAGGATCGACAGCAGCGGCATGCCGGATATGACACGCCCCACCACCGTGATGTTGCGGTCCAGGTGGCGCGGGGCGTGCCCGATCACCACGTACAGCGAGGAGCCGCTGCCGCTATCGGCGCCGTTGTCGCGCCCCACCCCGACCATGCCGTAGCAGTGGGTCAGCCAGGCTTGCCCGGATTTGGGGTCGCGCGCCGACGGGAAGCCGTTCGAGTGCCCCACCCGCGGGGCATAGCCGTCGCGGTCGGGCAGGCGCGTGAAGTGGACGTCGTTTTTCATCGGTACCGTGAATTCGGCGGGCAGGGTGGCTCTGGCGCTTTTCATCGGGCGCGGGTTCTTTTCGTCCGCGTCGCCCCATTGCACCACCCAGTTGTCCTGCGAGCGGATGATGGCCAGGCCGTCGAAGTAGTTTTCGCGCGCCAGCGTTTTGATGTTGGCGACATGCCTGGGCGCGAAGGTGGGCGCCAGCTCAATGATCACGCGTCCGCCCGGTACCTCCATATACAGGGTGTTGTCGGGATCGAGTGCGCGCCAGTCCGACGGCTTCGATGCCTTGATCACGTCGGCCACGGTCGGCTTGCTCGCCAGTTCCTTCGCCGGCCGAGCGCCGTGCACCGGCAGCGCCAGGCCGCCCGCGACGAGGGCCGCAAGCAGGCTGGCCTTGTTTATTCCATGTAATACATCCATCTGTTGTCTCCAGGTCGGTTGCTGGCATGGCGTCCGCTGCGCCGCTGGCGACAATTGTAATCCGCAAGATGGCTAGTCAGGAAACTTCTGAAGCGCCTGAATTTCTTGCCATTCCCCCGCCGGCAGATACAAATTTTGGCACCGAGTGATGTTATTATGCGGCGCTACCTTTTAGGATATTTATGGATCTGATGCAATTCTTCGACATGATTCTGCATGTCGATAAGACGCTGGGAGTGTTGCTGGCCAAGTATGGTGTCTACGTTTACGCCGTCCTGTTTGCCATCGTGTTCTGCGAAACCGGGCTGGTGGTCCTGTTTTTCTTTCCTGGCGATACGCTTTTGTTCATTGCGGGTGCGGCCTGCGCCACCGGGGAGCTGGACTACTGGATACTGATGAGCCTGCTGATTACCGCGGCCGTCACGGGCAATACCCTCAATTACTGGATCGGCGAAGCCATCGGGCAACGCGTATTTACCCATAATTACCGCTGGCTTAACAAGGACGCCTTGCACCGCACCCACGATTTCTTCGAGAAGCACGGCGGCAAGACCATCATCCTGGCGCGCTTCGTGCCGGTGGTGCGCACCTTCGCCCCGTTCGTGGCCGGCGTGTCGGACATGACGCATGCGCGTTTCCAGCTGTATAACTTCGCCGGCGCGTTCCTGTGGGTGGTCAGTCTGGTGACGGCAGGCTATTTCTTTGGCAACTTGCCGATCGTGCGCGACAACCTCACCCTCATCGTCCTGCTCGGTGTCGGCGCGGCCGTCGTGCCGCTCGCCCTCGGCGGCTTGTATAAAGTCAGCCGCAAGATGCTCAGCCGTTAAGCACTTCCCCCATCGGCGCGACATTTTCGCGCCGATGTTGCTTTGTGGACTCAAGTTTCTCCGCGCACCCGCCGATAACCAGACTGTATTTCTTACTTTCTGGAACATCATGCGCAACCTGATCGCCCTCTTTGCTTGCAGTCTGGCCATCTCGACGGCAGGCGCCAACGATCCTCCCGCGGCCGCTTCGTCCGGCGCCAAGGCGGCGGCCAAGCCGGCAGCCAAGCCAATAACCGCCGACACCATCAAGCTGGCGGCGCTGGCCGCCAGCAAACCAGCGGCTGCGCCGTTGGCCAAGGAGGCCGCGTCGCAAGCCTTGAGCGAGGCGGACGCCGAAGCCGAACTGTCGGCCAAGATCGCCGCCCGCCTGGCCGTCATGCGCGCCAACCAGGCCGCCCGCCTGGCCGCTGCCGCCAAAGCCAGGAAGGCGTCGGTCTCGCGCCGCGAGGCGATCGTCGCCATCACCCAGGCGCCGCCGGCGCGCCCGTTCCACAGCGAGCACTGGTCGTACGAAGGCGAGACCGGTCCGGCCAACTGGGGCAAGATCAATTCGGCGTGGTCCAAGTGCGGAACCGGAACGCGCCAGTCCCCGATCGACCTGCGCGATGGCATGAAGGTCGACCTCGAGCAGATTACCTTCGATTACAAGCCGTCCGGGTTCAGCGTGGTCGATAACGGCCACACCGTACAGGTGACGGTCGGCGGCGGTAATTTCATCACGGTGCAAAACCGCTCGTACGAGCTGCAGCAGTTCCACTTCCATCGTCCGTCCGAGGAGCGTGTCAACGGCAAGGGCTTCGAGATGGTGGTGCACATGCATCACAAGGACCCGGAGGGCAGGCTGGCGGTGCTGGCGGTGCTGCTCGAACGAGGCAAGCAAAACAATATGATCCAGACCGTGTGGAACAACCTGCCGCTGGAAAAGCTCGATGTCGTCAATCCGAACGTGGTGCTCGATGTGGCCGAAGTGCTGCCGCAGCGGCGCG of the Massilia violaceinigra genome contains:
- a CDS encoding CaiB/BaiF CoA transferase family protein; this encodes MAGPLAGIKVIEMAGLGPCPFAAMMLADMGAQVIRIERKSTPGAATPFPMLGTKYDVLARGRRSLALDLKQPAAQAIALELIAKADVVLEGFRPGVMERLGLGPDACLARNAALVYGRVTGWGQAGPLAQAAGHDINYIALSGMLHAMGRADAPPAPPLNLVGDFGGGGMMLAFGVVCAVLEARTSGKGQVIDAAMTDGAALLGAMMYGLRAQGGWSTGREANLLDGGAHFYDTYACADGKFVSVGAIEPQFYALLLKLAGVDDPAFDAQMDPASWPALSGKMAALFARRTRDEWCALMEGTDACFAPVLDLDEAPLHPHNAARATFVEVDGVMQPAPAPRFSRTVPELSGAPAYPGQHSAAVLMDWGWDDAAIANLAAQGVI
- a CDS encoding putative signal transducing protein produces the protein MQDTLNGPDSFPADETAEAEAIPGRDLLIVAKFFTPTEAHLARSFLVASGIPAVVADVNHAQADQFLLPAMGGVRVLAPEEYLQQAQDLLAAREHGDFTLSDDVDVGQPE
- a CDS encoding LysR family transcriptional regulator; the encoded protein is MDTLRLMHLFTRTVDLGSLSAVAREAGTTQPTVSKAINALEAHLGVRLLERSTTGLLATAEGLRFHERARRLLDEYEDALADVRGHARQAQGLLRVNAPVALGQFHLNALAQEFLALHPDIEIELILDDRFVDLVGDGVDVAVRLGGPLPPDAVARTIAASPRSLVAAPSYLARHARIKRPDDLARHDFIRFAWLAAGDEMALQRGAEMVKVTTRGRYRVNNALAIRDSLLAGAGIGLCPHWLVHDLVQAGQLARVLPAWSGTPQHVALVYPSRRYQPARARLFMDFLAQRIGALPGWTATIDR
- a CDS encoding SGNH/GDSL hydrolase family protein gives rise to the protein MSPLRILPVLFMLCVQAAAASPTRWVASWGASPQARWDDSFILPVGVPASFEQQSVRDVVRLSVGGRRLRIVLSNRYGATPLQVGQMRVGLAGEGAAVVAGSRRAVTFGGSVHASAAPGAVLVSDPVDLPAGALARLAITTYYPAPTPVSTFHWGAQQTPYLVRGNATAAADLPAATRFAGRAFLNAVLVEAPAAARSVVVLGDSITDGNGSSPDQDRRWTDVLAQRLAPAGVGVVNAGISGARLLGDRMGANALARFGQDVLAQPGVASVIVMMGINDIGWPGSPFAPHDAAMSAEQVISALRQLIARARAHNVRIVGATLIPFEGALAGTPFEGHYSPAKEAVRERVNRWIVSGGEFDAVFDADAVLRDPARPTRMRAEYDSGDHLHPGDAGYRALAHALDLSELMEKSERRTEPDGARRRPRR
- the miaA gene encoding tRNA (adenosine(37)-N6)-dimethylallyltransferase MiaA, encoding MTMKPLAVAIMGPTASGKTAAALAIASVIPAEIISVDSALVYREMDIGTAKPTPEELASAPHHLIDIIDPTESYSVAQFRDDTLRLVADISARGKLALLVGGTMMYFKGLADGLDDLPVADPALRVQLDAEAAVIGWPGMHDKLRALDPETANRLAPNDAQRINRALEIIALSGKPMSELLAKREKTALPFDLLSFGLEPSDRGVLHARIATRFDQMLGARDDAGIVAEVAGLRARGDLHPGLPSMRCVGYRQAWDYLDGKIDRAALRDTGIIATRQLAKRQLTWLRSMPERVVIDCLSDNPAGQMMDLIAARQQK
- a CDS encoding multidrug effflux MFS transporter encodes the protein MTMRQTDTTAPLAQYAHAPILLLIIGFLMLQPLSTDLYLASLPSLATGFGAPAATVQLTLSMFVIGFGGAQLVIGPLSDRFGRRPVLIWGLSLYVVASLLCAAAPNIALLIVARFLQALGCCSAVIVARAIVRDAYAPADSVRVIARASSWLSLAPLTGPILGSYLQVAFGWRAAFVALSILSALLLAAVVLRLPETNVHKNPKATEFSGLAANYRLVLGSREFWAHALPGALSFGSIFAFISGSSLVLIRVLGVPTEWFGYCFAVGVSGYLTGTIVCRRLLPLFGAAVTLRMGSTMSLAAGAVFLAAVGAGLAHWGVVVLAMFMTMGAHGINFPVSQSGSVSPFPQQAGTAAGLMGALYMSVAFGVGTAVGATFDGTLYPLALISCALGLAVFASVRVTATPIARATP
- the mutL gene encoding DNA mismatch repair endonuclease MutL; translation: MNAPISTHRPIQALPDQLISQIAAGEVVERPSAVVKELLENALDAGATQITVRLEEGGVKRIAITDNGRGIAPDQLPLALARHATSKIASLTDLENVATLGFRGEALASIAAVAAVSVTSRTADAPHAWEIVGSHHGTVAPSSGAHGTTIDVQDLYFNTPARRKFLKSEQTEYGHCAEVVRRIALARPDVAFSLSHNGRTIDHWNVSEMARRSAHILGSDFAEARLAIDESAGPLRVHGYAGLPTASKARADGQFFYVNGRYVRDKLLVHAVRAAYQDVLHGDRFPSYVLALDLDPSLVDVNVHPSKIEVRFRDSRAVHQFVFHAVQRTLAKTSATDHGSVPAPQMAADVGGTSSWRREHEQTSFGAQLSATYSPSPYPPGSRYDSPGVAQTMDSYGALFAGSADAASAPVTPYTAPAQSMSNDEYPLGFALAQLHGIYILAQNTKGLVLVDMHAAHERILYEQLKNALDAQVGGQELQVQALLIPVTFFADAVEVGTAQENRETLQALGFDIAALSPTTLAVRSVPALLKNADAQTLARDVLRDVREFGGSRVLIERRNELLGTLACHTAVRANRILNQPEMNALLRQMESTERADQCNHGRPTWVQLDISSLDKLFLRGQ
- a CDS encoding peptidylprolyl isomerase, translating into MDVLHGINKASLLAALVAGGLALPVHGARPAKELASKPTVADVIKASKPSDWRALDPDNTLYMEVPGGRVIIELAPTFAPRHVANIKTLARENYFDGLAIIRSQDNWVVQWGDADEKNPRPMKSARATLPAEFTVPMKNDVHFTRLPDRDGYAPRVGHSNGFPSARDPKSGQAWLTHCYGMVGVGRDNGADSGSGSSLYVVIGHAPRHLDRNITVVGRVISGMPLLSILPRGPAPMGFYDKPEQHVPIASFKVAADVPEAERSKFEVMRTDSAAYKAAVEAQRNRGGPWTKVAAGHIDLCNAPIPVREQQ
- a CDS encoding VTT domain-containing protein: MDLMQFFDMILHVDKTLGVLLAKYGVYVYAVLFAIVFCETGLVVLFFFPGDTLLFIAGAACATGELDYWILMSLLITAAVTGNTLNYWIGEAIGQRVFTHNYRWLNKDALHRTHDFFEKHGGKTIILARFVPVVRTFAPFVAGVSDMTHARFQLYNFAGAFLWVVSLVTAGYFFGNLPIVRDNLTLIVLLGVGAAVVPLALGGLYKVSRKMLSR
- a CDS encoding carbonic anhydrase produces the protein MRNLIALFACSLAISTAGANDPPAAASSGAKAAAKPAAKPITADTIKLAALAASKPAAAPLAKEAASQALSEADAEAELSAKIAARLAVMRANQAARLAAAAKARKASVSRREAIVAITQAPPARPFHSEHWSYEGETGPANWGKINSAWSKCGTGTRQSPIDLRDGMKVDLEQITFDYKPSGFSVVDNGHTVQVTVGGGNFITVQNRSYELQQFHFHRPSEERVNGKGFEMVVHMHHKDPEGRLAVLAVLLERGKQNNMIQTVWNNLPLEKLDVVNPNVVLDVAEVLPQRRDYFTFMGSLTTPPCNEGVLWLVMKQPMQASPAQMALFSRMYPLNARPIQASSGRMIKESN